One genomic segment of Burkholderia multivorans ATCC BAA-247 includes these proteins:
- a CDS encoding MFS transporter: protein MTDKATRIDLFSLRTAPMRAFHLTWMAFFVCFFAWFACAPLMPLIAREFHLSAAQVANINIAAVAATIAVRLLVGPLCDRFGPRRVYVGLLVLGAIPVFAVSFTHDYLSFLICRLGIGAIGAGFVITQYHTSVMFAPNVVGTANATTAGWGNAGAGATQALMPLLVAAGLMLGLGDDSAWRAALVVPGIAMLAMAWAYWRYAQDCPQGDFIALRKAGVTIDSGKKGGWASFFTACANYRVWMLFVTYGACFGVEVFIHNIAALYYVDHFHLSLKDAGLAAGLFGLLALFARALGGWLSDKVAARRSLDVRATLLCALIVGEGLGLIWFSHAQSVGIALVAMLTFGLFTHMACGATYALVPFIDRKALGGVAGIVGAGGNVGAVAASFLLKGVGDVQHALSLLGLAVTATALCAMAVRFSEEHKAREAELRDRALAAANAAN from the coding sequence ATGACCGACAAAGCTACCCGTATCGATCTCTTCAGCCTCCGCACCGCGCCGATGCGCGCGTTCCATCTGACGTGGATGGCGTTCTTCGTCTGCTTCTTCGCGTGGTTCGCGTGCGCGCCGTTGATGCCGCTGATCGCACGTGAATTCCATCTGAGCGCCGCACAGGTCGCGAACATCAACATCGCCGCCGTCGCCGCGACCATTGCGGTGCGGCTGCTGGTCGGCCCGCTGTGCGACCGCTTCGGTCCGCGCCGCGTCTACGTCGGCCTGCTCGTGCTCGGCGCGATTCCGGTGTTCGCGGTGTCGTTCACGCACGACTACCTGTCGTTCCTGATCTGCCGGCTCGGGATCGGCGCGATCGGCGCGGGCTTCGTGATCACGCAGTACCACACGTCGGTGATGTTCGCGCCGAACGTCGTCGGCACCGCGAATGCGACCACGGCCGGCTGGGGCAACGCGGGCGCCGGCGCGACGCAGGCGCTGATGCCGCTGCTCGTCGCGGCCGGCCTGATGCTCGGCCTCGGCGACGATTCGGCATGGCGCGCCGCGCTCGTCGTGCCCGGCATCGCGATGCTCGCGATGGCATGGGCGTACTGGCGCTATGCGCAGGACTGCCCGCAAGGCGACTTCATCGCGCTGCGCAAAGCGGGCGTGACGATCGACAGCGGCAAGAAGGGCGGCTGGGCGAGCTTCTTTACCGCGTGCGCGAACTATCGCGTGTGGATGCTGTTCGTCACGTACGGCGCGTGCTTCGGCGTCGAAGTGTTCATCCACAACATCGCCGCGCTCTACTACGTCGATCACTTCCATCTGTCGCTGAAGGATGCGGGCCTCGCGGCCGGCCTGTTCGGGCTGCTCGCGCTGTTTGCGCGCGCACTCGGCGGCTGGCTGTCGGACAAGGTCGCCGCGCGCCGCAGCCTCGACGTGCGTGCGACGCTGCTCTGCGCGCTGATCGTCGGCGAAGGACTCGGGCTGATCTGGTTCTCGCACGCCCAGAGCGTCGGCATCGCGCTCGTCGCGATGCTGACCTTCGGCCTGTTCACGCACATGGCGTGCGGCGCGACCTATGCGCTCGTGCCGTTCATCGACCGCAAGGCGCTCGGCGGCGTCGCCGGGATCGTCGGTGCGGGCGGCAACGTGGGCGCGGTCGCCGCGAGCTTCCTGCTGAAGGGCGTCGGCGACGTGCAGCACGCGCTGAGCCTGCTCGGACTCGCCGTCACGGCAACTGCGCTGTGCGCGATGGCCGTGCGCTTTAGCGAAGAACACAAGGCGCGCGAGGCCGAGCTGCGCGACCGCGCACTCGCTGCCGCGAACGCCGCGAACTGA
- the nirB gene encoding nitrite reductase large subunit NirB produces the protein MKLIVIGHGMVGHKLLECVAAETAAVQATVLAEEPRPAYDRVHLSEFFAGKSADDLSLVEPGFFARHPQFDLRLNARVVSIDRAAHTVTLASGDTLAYDKLVLATGSRPFVPPVPGHDRADCFVYRTIEDLEAMQACGARAKRGVVVGGGLLGLECAKALRDMGLDTHVVEFAPRLMAVQVDDGGGRMLRAKIEALGVTVHTGKNTLEIVDGEEGTHRMVFADGTHLDTDMIVFSAGIRARDELARACGLEIGPRGGVAIDDACRTSDADIYAIGECAAWNGTVYGLVAPGYDMARVVAKQLAGRTGETAVFAGADMSTKLKLMGVDVASIGDAHGTTAGSRTYLYADERRQIYKKLVVSDCGKFLHGAVMVGDATEYGTLLQMMLNRIELPEQPEFLILPSSDGAAKPALGVDALPAGAQICSCNNVSKSQICAAVNDGATSLGALKSCTGAGTSCGGCVPLVTQIMKAEMKKQGLAVNNHLCEHFAYSRQELFHLVRVERIRTFDDLLAKHGRGLGCDVCKPAIAGILASCFNEFVLKKEHAGLQDSNDYYLANIQRDGTYSVVPRMPGGEVTPEGLIAVGQVAKKYGLYTKITGGQRVDLFGARVEQLPSIWEELIAAGFESGHAYGKAVRTVKSCVGSTWCRYGVDDSVGLAIDIENRYKGLRAPHKIKFGVSGCTRECAEAQGKDVGIIATEKGWNLYVCGNGGMKPRHAELLAADLDRDTLIRYIDRFLMFYVRTADRLQRTSVWRDNLEGGLDYLIDVVVHDRLGIAAELEADMQHVVDTYECEWKKAVNDPDTRRRFRHFVNSDAPDTTIAFVETRGQIRPATPEERVGGKRVAIPVVAAERVAESETV, from the coding sequence ATGAAACTCATCGTCATCGGCCACGGGATGGTCGGCCACAAGCTCCTCGAATGCGTCGCCGCCGAAACCGCGGCGGTGCAGGCGACCGTGCTCGCCGAGGAGCCGCGTCCGGCTTACGATCGCGTGCATCTGTCCGAGTTCTTCGCGGGCAAATCGGCGGACGACCTCTCGCTCGTCGAGCCCGGCTTCTTCGCGCGCCATCCGCAGTTCGACCTGCGGCTCAATGCGCGCGTCGTGTCGATCGACCGCGCCGCGCACACGGTCACGCTCGCGTCGGGCGACACGCTCGCGTACGACAAGCTCGTGCTCGCGACAGGTTCGCGCCCGTTCGTGCCACCGGTGCCCGGCCACGATCGCGCGGACTGTTTCGTGTACCGGACGATCGAGGATCTCGAAGCGATGCAGGCGTGCGGCGCGCGCGCGAAGCGCGGCGTCGTGGTCGGCGGCGGTTTGCTCGGCCTCGAATGCGCGAAGGCGCTGCGCGACATGGGGCTCGATACGCACGTCGTCGAATTCGCGCCGCGGCTGATGGCCGTGCAGGTCGACGACGGCGGCGGCCGCATGCTGCGCGCGAAGATCGAGGCGCTCGGCGTGACGGTCCATACCGGCAAGAACACGCTCGAGATCGTCGACGGCGAGGAGGGTACGCATCGCATGGTGTTCGCGGACGGCACGCATCTCGATACCGACATGATCGTGTTCTCGGCCGGCATCCGTGCACGCGACGAACTGGCGCGCGCCTGCGGGCTCGAGATCGGCCCGCGCGGCGGCGTCGCGATCGACGACGCGTGCCGTACGAGCGATGCCGACATCTACGCGATCGGCGAATGCGCGGCGTGGAACGGCACCGTGTACGGGCTCGTCGCGCCCGGCTACGACATGGCGCGCGTGGTCGCGAAGCAGCTCGCGGGCCGCACCGGCGAAACCGCCGTGTTTGCGGGCGCCGACATGAGCACGAAGCTGAAGCTGATGGGCGTCGACGTCGCGAGCATCGGCGACGCGCACGGCACGACGGCCGGCAGCCGCACCTATCTGTACGCGGACGAGCGTCGGCAGATCTACAAGAAGCTCGTCGTGTCCGACTGCGGCAAGTTCCTGCACGGCGCCGTCATGGTGGGCGACGCGACCGAATACGGCACGCTGCTGCAGATGATGCTGAACCGCATCGAGCTGCCCGAGCAGCCCGAATTCCTGATCCTGCCGTCGTCGGACGGCGCGGCGAAACCTGCGCTCGGCGTCGACGCGCTGCCCGCGGGCGCGCAGATCTGCTCGTGCAACAACGTGTCGAAGTCGCAGATCTGCGCGGCAGTGAACGACGGCGCGACGAGTCTCGGCGCGCTGAAGTCGTGCACGGGCGCCGGCACGTCGTGCGGCGGCTGCGTGCCGCTCGTCACGCAGATCATGAAGGCCGAGATGAAGAAGCAAGGGCTCGCCGTCAACAACCATCTGTGCGAGCACTTTGCGTATTCGCGGCAGGAGTTGTTCCATCTGGTGCGCGTCGAGCGGATCCGGACCTTCGACGATCTGCTCGCGAAGCACGGCCGCGGGCTCGGCTGCGACGTCTGCAAGCCAGCGATCGCAGGCATTCTCGCGTCGTGCTTCAACGAATTCGTGCTGAAGAAGGAGCATGCGGGGCTGCAGGATTCGAACGACTACTACCTCGCGAACATCCAGCGCGACGGCACGTATTCGGTCGTGCCGCGCATGCCGGGCGGCGAGGTCACGCCCGAAGGGCTGATCGCCGTCGGGCAGGTCGCGAAGAAGTACGGGCTGTACACGAAGATCACCGGCGGCCAGCGCGTGGACCTGTTCGGCGCGCGCGTCGAGCAGCTGCCGTCGATCTGGGAAGAGCTGATCGCGGCCGGCTTCGAATCCGGGCATGCGTACGGCAAGGCCGTGCGCACCGTGAAGTCGTGCGTCGGCTCGACGTGGTGCCGCTACGGCGTCGACGATTCGGTCGGGCTCGCGATCGACATCGAGAACCGCTACAAGGGCTTGCGCGCGCCGCACAAGATCAAGTTCGGCGTGTCGGGCTGCACGCGCGAATGCGCGGAAGCGCAGGGCAAGGACGTCGGCATCATCGCGACCGAGAAGGGCTGGAACCTGTACGTCTGCGGCAACGGCGGGATGAAGCCGCGGCATGCGGAGCTGCTCGCCGCCGATCTCGATCGCGACACGCTGATCCGCTATATCGACCGCTTCCTGATGTTCTACGTGCGCACCGCCGACCGGCTGCAGCGCACGAGCGTGTGGCGCGACAACCTCGAAGGCGGCCTCGACTACCTGATCGACGTCGTCGTGCACGACCGGCTCGGCATCGCGGCCGAACTCGAGGCCGACATGCAGCACGTCGTCGACACGTACGAGTGCGAGTGGAAGAAGGCCGTCAACGATCCCGACACGCGCCGCCGCTTCCGCCATTTCGTCAACAGCGATGCGCCGGACACGACCATCGCGTTCGTCGAAACGCGCGGCCAGATCCGGCCCGCCACGCCCGAGGAACGCGTCGGCGGCAAACGCGTCGCGATCCCGGTCGTCGCGGCGGAGCGGGTTGCCGAATCCGAAACCGTCTGA